The following coding sequences are from one Triticum dicoccoides isolate Atlit2015 ecotype Zavitan chromosome 4A, WEW_v2.0, whole genome shotgun sequence window:
- the LOC119283740 gene encoding serine carboxypeptidase 1-like: protein MGTITVGFHLFFFIPTIALHAHASSQEAHLTKFLSSKRSRSNISNKIGDPTSFHGGSFLGIASSPRTDGYSGSDHIAMKAADKISALPGQPEGVDFDQYGGYVTVDDHNGRALFYYFVESPGNPMAKPLLLWLNGGPGCSSLGFGAMRELGPFRVNRDNQTLTRNNHAWNNACKQL, encoded by the exons ATGGGGACTATTACTGTTGGATTCCATCTTTTTTTTTTCATTCCCACAATTGCATTGCACGCCCATGCCTCATCTCAGGAGGCGCATCTCACAAAGTTCCTCTCGTCTAAAAGATCCAGAAGCAACATCAGCAACAAAATTGGTGATCCTACTAGTTTCCATGGCGGATCATTTCTCGGAATCGCCAGCAGCCCCCGAACAGATGGGTACTCAGGCTCCGACCACATCGCTATGAAGGCGGCCGACAAGATCTCGGCGCTACCAGGACAGCCGGAGGGCGTCGACTTCGACCAGTACGGCGGGTACGTGACTGTCGACGACCATAATGGCCGCGCACTCTTCTATTACTTCGTGGAATCTCCCGGCAACCCGATGGCGAAGCCACTCCTCCTATGGCTCAACGGAG GGCCTGGGTGCTCGTCGTTGGGCTTCGGAGCGATGCGAGAATTGGGCCCTTTCCGGGTGAACAGAGACAACCAAACTCTCACTAGGAACAACCATGCCTGGAACAATGCCTGTAAACAGCTTTGA